The Aedes albopictus strain Foshan chromosome 2, AalbF5, whole genome shotgun sequence region ctgattactaatcgaataagcggtgtggagcaaaaacgattttttgaaccacgctaacaaTTATCGTACAGTTTATCGATTTTTACCAGTTTTATTGTTAGTCCGATTATTTGCGGTATTGTAAATAAAATGTATCAAAAATAAACGATACTGTGAAGCAGAAGCATATTTATGATAGCATGCattaaatatatcaaaaatttgaACCAGGACAAATGAAATTATTTAACTTACCGGAAAAGTCCGCATTTATTCGCTGTTAtacgtcgttaaccgcgtctaatcgCTTCTGGGTTAGCAGCGATTGGAGACGAATATCAACGGATAGATGTGAGTTTTTCCATTTACCAATGAAGTGCCATTTCCCCTGGTCTGAAAAATAGAAGGTTATGGAACGGCAACCACGTATATTAAATGAAATGCAGTGCGAATGAATATAAGTTAACGTAAAAAACTTGAAGAGAAAATGATCTATGCAATTATGCTCTTAGGACCCAGAACGCGAGATGTGTTAAACAAAGTTCAAATTTACTGAAATTTTTCTGAACTGAAAATCTTGCAGCCTTAAATCTTAATATTGAATGATTTTCTTTCCCATTAACGCTTGTACTACgcgaatttccagataaattatAAGTTTATTGGCTTTAAATACTAGCAATACCACCTTTTTCTACCTGTTCTAGCAGAGCTTGCAAGTTTGTATCGAACAACTCACACCGTATGGGCATTTCCAGAGAGTAAAAAGGATTTTTCAGAACAAAATCCGCGTACAGTTCATAGATTCTCTTCAACAGAACATCCATACCCATCTGAAGGCATTCAGCAACTACCATAAACTTTACGCCCGTCAAGGTTTGGAAGCAATGCAGCCGGAATGTATCTGCTTCCAGCACCTCGATACCGCTGCTTTTGGGCTCTGGACTCAGCTGACTGGCGATGGCAAACAACGGATAGAACATACTGGCCAGGAAGATCTTCTCGTTGGTGGTCATCTTTGGGCGGCTAAATTTCAGTGTCAGCGGATAGTTTTCTTTGCTCTCGATTATCTCCTTGACGTCGCGTCCATCTTCCAGCACGGAACCGTTGGCAACGATGCCGTTCACGCTTACCAGCACATGACCAACTGGAAAGAAACGAGGATGGGAAGATTAAATACAGGTCATTAGGCGTATGTGCCCCTTGAATGCTACTCAAGAAAAAAAGAAATTATTCATTTCGAGAAATGGTTTCTAGGGAAATGACGCGAAAACATCATTTGCCATTTACTGTACGATTGACAATATTTCAGCATATAGTTTTCGGTGCTACGGGCTTGCAAACCTAAAAAGAATCTAATAATTTGTTTCGTGTTGATGTAATCAAGTTTGAATTTACCATATCACGTTAACTACTCCCTAATACTCTTGTGAATACATTCAATTTTTGAGATAAATACTTGCATTTTAATCGAAAATATATTGATCAACCATAACGAGTATCATATAATTCATCAGTACTCTTTTGGTGTTTTGTACTCGGGTTGGTAACCGAAGATGGGTCATCGTTTGAAATTTAAAGCGACGATCTCAACCATGGTTTGATTGGTGCAGTTTTCCATTGCTTTTTTTAGAATTATATGAATTACAAGTACCTGTAGCTATGAAGTATGAATCTACCTCCCTGAACCATTCTTACCATTTATGCCGTCCTTTTGCCCAAAAACGACCGAAACTTTCTTCGGTTCGTACTCCAAGTTGATTTCCAACGGGTAGCTGAACGTCCGCTCCGCTTCAATCTTGGGCACGTTGTGATCCAGGTTGAATATCAATCCGCCCGATTTGCTCACAATATAGACGCCGTAAATTACCATTTTTACGGGGAATTGGTTCGAAATGTACGGATAAATCTGCACTTTTTTCACGAAAACATCACTTGCAAAGAAAAACCAAAACAGCTCGCTGATGCTTCGCGGAGATCAATAACAAAAGCTGACGTTTGTCAGACTGTCACACTGCGATGATGATGGGAGGAGGacgcgatgacgatgatgatgccaGCCAGCTGACATTGAGTTGCTCAATTTGTCGAGCAGTTCTTTGTTTACGGTACTGGAGTGTAGTCCACACCGCCGAAATTGGAGCAAGTTTATAAAAACAGATGATTTGGAGTGTTCAAGCTTTGCGTGGTCTGCTCCAAATATCTCTTCGAGACCCATTCAACCCATTCAACACAATACTGACCGCAGTTTACGTTTGGTCCAAGAGATAGCTGCGTTCACGGTTTCATAGATATTTTCGGAGGATGAGACGTGTTTTTGTGTGTAACTTGCCGAAGCAAAAGCAGTAGAGAAACAACCACATAAGAGAAAATCAACACCCTTTCTTTCGTcgtaacaaaattgcaaaattttaTGTTCTCCTTACCTTCCTAGTTAATTATTTACATGCAAATTTCGTTCCCACAATGGACAGCTTATATGTGAGTATTGGAAAGGTGATAATTTTGCGGATCTGGTTCCCATAATCCCCGAAACCTTTCGTCGTCATTCTTCATTTCAGAACATAGGGACTGCAATATTACTCGGTATATTAGATAGCATTAAGGGAATAGCCGTAGTTTTCTACCTAGATAGGGAAGCCAACCGGAAGGCCCAGCAGCAGCAGTCGAAACCGGGCCGAGCGACCAAGGAAAGTCTGTCCACTCCGACgcccgcagcagcagcagttgcCCATCAGCAGCACCAACAGCAGCAGGCTGCGACCACAACGAAGCTGATGGGTGTAAACAACAAAGACAACGTCAAGAGGAAAGAGTGCGTATCATTTTTATTTATGAATGAGACTTCTGCTTTTTGCGTCGCCTCTGAATCACACAGGACGTGCTTTtggcaaaatttgagattttagtTCTACTGTTGGATACAAGCCATTTGGCATTCTGGGATGTTTAGTGTTTATGTGTGGGAATGCTGAAATTTATTGACGTTATTAATAACCTTGCGATGTATGCTCAGTAGGCCTAACATGGTTGAAAAACCATTCTACATAATCATAGTAGACCAGTCCGACCCCAGGTCCTAGCAGAATATTGGGGTCACGAGTTATGAATCATTAATCAGTATTTAAGATAACTCATGTGGATTTTATGAGTTCTATCCAAAGACtatttcaacgtattgtacaaaattcaACAGCGTGACTGTTGCTTTTAGAATGTTATGTTAGGCGCCgtttacaaattacgtaacgccaaaGAGAGAGAGGGGGGGGGAGTttggccgagcgttacggaccTTAGAAGatcggggattacttcaggagttcctacagaggttctttcaggaggattcagggatacctcctggagatccatccgGATTCATccggaagatccttcagggattcccatacgAGGTCCTTCAGAGTTCAGAGATTAGTCAAGGAGTTGCTCAGAGATCCCTTTTTAAGTTTCTCtcttctgaaattacttcagggatttcggtAGGAGTTCTTCTACAAATTagtcaaggagttcttccagagattcctacaggatttctatTAAAAATTCCTCTCGAATTCCAatgagggatttctcctggcgtttCTTTATGGATCTCTCTAGAAGTTTTATTAGTgtttttcagaagatcttccaggaattccgacaggagttcattcgggaattactccagcagtttcttcagaggttctttcaggaggattcaaggatgccttTTGGTGATCCATCAGTGATTCATCCGGAAGATCCTAATGGGATCCACATAcgaagtccttcagagattagtctgagagttcctcggggattccttttgtagcttctcagagattccttctgaagctgCTTCGGGAATTCCGGCAGGAGTTCTTTTACGAATTAGAAAAGGAGTTATTTCAGAGatacctgcaggatttccttcaggaattcctctagaattccaatcagggattcctcctggcgtTTCTTCATGGATCTCTCCATGGAAAACTCCTATATCAGAgtgtttttcagaagatctctcaggaattccgacgggagttccttcggggattactccagcagtttcttcagaggttctttcagaaggattcagagaTGCTTCCATCAGTGATTCACCCCGAAGATTCCCATataaggtccttcagagattagtctaggagttcctcagggattctttctgaagttcaGGCAGGAGTTCTTTTATGAATTagtcaaggagttctttcagagatttctctaggatttctttgaagaattcctctagaattgcaATCAGGGATTTGTCCTGGCGTTC contains the following coding sequences:
- the LOC115254896 gene encoding trafficking protein particle complex subunit 4 — translated: MVIYGVYIVSKSGGLIFNLDHNVPKIEAERTFSYPLEINLEYEPKKVSVVFGQKDGINVGHVLVSVNGIVANGSVLEDGRDVKEIIESKENYPLTLKFSRPKMTTNEKIFLASMFYPLFAIASQLSPEPKSSGIEVLEADTFRLHCFQTLTGVKFMVVAECLQMGMDVLLKRIYELYADFVLKNPFYSLEMPIRCELFDTNLQALLEQVEKGGIASI